CTTCAACAAAAAGCTCAAATCCTAGCTGATTCTATGAAACAAGTAACAGATGGAGCAAACTCTCAAGCAAATAGCTTACAAGAAAGTGCAGCAGCAGTTGAAGAGATGAGTTCATCTATGAGTGCTATTAATCAAAAGACACAAGATGTTATAAGACAATCTGAAGAGATTAAAAACATCATTGTTATCATTAGAGATATAGCAGATCAAACAAACCTACTAGCACTAAATGCTGCTATAGAAGCAGCACGTGCAGGTGAACATGGTAGAGGATTTGCTGTTGTTGCTGATGAAGTTAGAAAACTAGCTGAAAGAACTCAAAAATCTCTTGGTGAGATAGAAGCAAATACTAATGTCTTAGCTCAATCAATCAATGAGATGAGTGAAAGCATAAGAGAACAAAGTGAAGCTATCAATATGATAAATCAAGGTGTAAGTGAAGTTGATCACTTAACTAAACAAAATGTTCAAATAGCTAGAACAACTAATCAAGTAACTGCTGAGGTTGATG
The sequence above is a segment of the Campylobacter suis genome. Coding sequences within it:
- a CDS encoding methyl-accepting chemotaxis protein translates to LQQKAQILADSMKQVTDGANSQANSLQESAAAVEEMSSSMSAINQKTQDVIRQSEEIKNIIVIIRDIADQTNLLALNAAIEAARAGEHGRGFAVVADEVRKLAERTQKSLGEIEANTNVLAQSINEMSESIREQSEAINMINQGVSEVDHLTKQNVQIARTTNQVTAEVD